Proteins from a single region of Mytilus trossulus isolate FHL-02 chromosome 2, PNRI_Mtr1.1.1.hap1, whole genome shotgun sequence:
- the LOC134704927 gene encoding uncharacterized protein LOC134704927: MTIVKMILVLVVFVGLVQKASMFLVQPNTKTSPPSSIKDFTRVIGSIDSNETVVTYLNGSIYGRLNTGPLQMLFLFEGYNINRKVPLPDGSYQSLSREFVVYRDIHTRKIKTVFENPFNNLTNEVFPVANDPVNAKLTKNGDYSSFFIPNELAVYDNNYILEYPNVLDPKIYPEYSAGKIYDAAELFTYFANMTDINNASKPNVPNTVTWSRHCQFLPWMEMGPTKGSLFYSALSWKCLNGLSCVPKDIINIVSTKYKTFLKAPKTFDDPNETSWSVFKKIIDNRRHNKLPDIIIPQVNVSVNVSIVEPYVDNRILRCLYRSNFRVNFNASILTQIYGQQSINLLNLKGQANITTSRVTSNSEAQMQVSTNGLFIDSKTKMPISIWYNPFTNKTVDVPILNLTETWNLTKDTSYSINMKDIDSIGLSVVSEQYSNAKTNQNWCVSVTNFIFREVELQKTKSKLFGSFHRYSNWFKWMEMGEQEGTLVVKAIFSTE, encoded by the coding sequence ATGACTATTGTAAAAATGATACTGGTATTAGTCGTCTTCGTGGGACTGGTCCAAAAGGCTTCTATGTTTTTGGTACAACCGAATACTAAAACGTCTCCACCATCATCAATTAAAGATTTCACCAGAGTTATTGGTTCCATAGACAGTAATGAAACAGTTGTGACGTATTTAAATGGAAGTATATACGGCAGATTGAACACAGGGCCGCTACagatgttgtttttatttgagggATATAACATAAACAGAAAGGTACCATTACCAGACGGAAGTTATCAGTCATTATCGCGTGAATTTGTAGTATATCGTGATATACAtaccagaaaaataaaaacagtgtTCGAAAACCCATTCAATAACCTAACAAATGAGGTTTTTCCTGTCGCTAATGATCCCGTTAATGCAAAATTGACTAAAAATGGCGATTACTCATCTTTTTTCATTCCAAATGAATTAGCAGTGTATGATAATAATTACATCTTAGAGTATCCAAATGTACTAGATCCTAAAATATATCCAGAATATTCAGCCGGAAAGATTTATGATGCCGCAGAGCTGTTTACATATTTCGCTAACATGACCGATATCAACAATGCTTCAAAACCAAACGTTCCAAACACCGTAACATGGTCAcgtcattgtcaatttcttcCATGGATGGAAATGGGTCCAACAAAAGGGTCTTTATTTTATAGCGCATTATCATGGAAATGTCTGAATGGACTTTCCTGTGTGCCAAAagacataattaatattgtttCTACAAAgtacaaaacttttttaaagGCTCCGAAAACGTTTGATGACCCTAACGAGACGTCGTGGTCCGTCTTTAAAAAGATAATTGACAATCGTCGACATAACAAATTACCGGATATAATTATACCACAAGTAAATGTTTCGGTCAATGTCTCAATTGTTGAACCATATGTAGATAACAGAATTTTAAGATGTCTATATCGGTCTAACTTTCGAGTAAATTTCAATGCCTCTATACTAACACAAATCTATGGACAACAATCAATAAATCTGCTTAATTTAAAAGGTCAGGCAAATATTACTACCAGCAGAGTAACATCCAACAGTGAAGCACAAATGCAGGTTTCCACCAACGGACTATTCATTGACAGCAAAACAAAAATGCCAATCAGTATATGGTACAATCCTTTTACAAACAAAACTGTTGATGTTCCAATCTTAAATCTGACGGAAACATGGAACTTAACAAAGGATACATCATACAGTATCAACATGAAAGACATCGATTCTATTGGCCTTTCAGTAGTGTCTGAACAATATAGCAACGCGAAAACTAACCAAAATTGGTGTGTCTCAgtgacaaattttatttttcgagaagtggaattacagaaaacaaaatctaaattatttggATCATTTCATCGTTATTCTAATTGGTTTAAGTGGATGGAAATGGGTGAACAAGAGGGTACACTTGTTGTCAAGGCTATTTTTTCAACAGAGTGA